The Pseudomonadota bacterium genome includes a region encoding these proteins:
- a CDS encoding ABC transporter permease subunit, with product MTAGPRARLAAIFHYLWSGWGAIASLLALFALWDAGNRVYGDLILPSPLASIRALGVLWQDAVLGEALLTTARRALSGFGLAIVIGSAAGIVAGLSVTAAVLTRPLVTVLMGTPPIAWVVLALIWFGATDASPIFVVLIATGPLVFIGALQGARTLDGGLAEMARAYRLPAARRFVTVSLPHILSYLFPAWISALGIAWKVVVMAELLTTPDGVGAGLAVARTQLDMASAMAWVISVVALLLMTEYLLLEPVKRRLETWREGSGGA from the coding sequence ATGACCGCAGGCCCGCGGGCGCGGCTCGCCGCGATCTTTCACTATCTCTGGAGCGGCTGGGGCGCGATCGCCAGCCTGCTGGCGCTGTTTGCGCTCTGGGACGCCGGCAACCGGGTCTACGGGGATCTCATCCTGCCCTCGCCGCTGGCCAGCATCCGGGCGCTCGGCGTACTGTGGCAGGATGCAGTCCTCGGCGAAGCCCTGCTGACCACCGCGCGGCGAGCGCTGAGCGGCTTCGGCCTCGCCATCGTCATCGGCTCGGCCGCCGGCATCGTCGCCGGCCTGTCCGTGACGGCGGCAGTTCTGACCCGGCCGCTGGTCACCGTGCTGATGGGCACTCCGCCGATTGCCTGGGTGGTGCTGGCGCTGATCTGGTTCGGCGCAACCGACGCCTCGCCGATCTTCGTTGTGCTGATCGCCACCGGCCCCCTGGTCTTCATCGGCGCCCTGCAGGGCGCACGCACACTGGACGGTGGCCTGGCGGAAATGGCCCGCGCCTATCGGCTCCCGGCCGCGCGGCGCTTTGTCACCGTCAGCCTGCCGCATATTCTGTCTTACCTGTTTCCGGCCTGGATCAGCGCCCTGGGCATCGCCTGGAAGGTCGTGGTCATGGCCGAACTTCTGACCACACCCGACGGCGTTGGCGCGGGCCTGGCTGTGGCGCGAACCCAGCTCGACATGGCTTCGGCCATGGCCTGGGTCATCAGCGTGGTGGCGCTTCTGCTGATGACGGAATACCTGCTGCTCGAGCCGGTCAAGCGCCGCCTCGAGACCTGGCGCGAGGGCTCGGGAGGTGCCTGA
- a CDS encoding sulfatase-like hydrolase/transferase produces MNFLLLTYDSCRYDVLVEAQTPVLDSYAPIHAAQTPANFTYPAHHAFFAGILPNTSDNRPYHNRFCRQLLGLTEVGEGRVVKDALIQVSSEWNLVAGLRNQGFQTVGCGAMNWFRQKTLHAGFDHFQWTGRGARRQVRFLLDHLQPNRPFFGFINFGETHFPFSFEGKIDRCEVDVRARAMTWPPAESGPVGRDCPGYAHQVAAAEFLDRCLPVLFSALPGDTLVILTADHGECFGEDGYLGHGFNHPKVLEVPLAIFRLDRVSIDA; encoded by the coding sequence ATGAACTTCCTGCTGCTGACCTACGACAGCTGCCGCTACGATGTGCTGGTCGAGGCACAGACCCCGGTGCTCGACAGCTACGCCCCGATTCATGCCGCGCAAACGCCGGCCAATTTCACCTACCCGGCCCATCATGCGTTCTTCGCCGGCATCCTCCCGAACACCAGCGACAATCGGCCCTACCACAACCGCTTCTGCAGGCAGCTGCTGGGCCTGACCGAAGTCGGTGAAGGCCGGGTGGTCAAGGATGCGCTGATCCAGGTGAGCTCGGAGTGGAATCTGGTGGCCGGCCTGCGCAACCAGGGTTTCCAGACCGTCGGCTGCGGAGCCATGAACTGGTTTAGGCAGAAAACCCTGCATGCCGGATTTGACCATTTCCAGTGGACCGGGCGCGGCGCGCGGCGACAGGTGCGATTCCTGCTGGACCATCTGCAGCCGAACCGGCCGTTCTTCGGATTCATCAACTTCGGCGAAACGCACTTTCCCTTCAGCTTTGAAGGCAAGATCGACCGCTGTGAGGTCGACGTTCGTGCCCGCGCGATGACCTGGCCGCCGGCCGAGTCCGGCCCGGTTGGACGCGACTGCCCGGGCTATGCCCACCAGGTCGCGGCCGCCGAATTCCTCGATCGCTGTCTGCCTGTCCTGTTTTCGGCCCTGCCCGGCGACACCCTGGTGATTCTGACGGCCGATCACGGTGAGTGCTTCGGCGAGGACGGCTACCTGGGACATGGCTTCAATCACCCGAAAGTCCTCGAGGTGCCCCTGGCGATCTTCCGTCTCGACCGCGTCAGCATCGATGCCTGA
- a CDS encoding NnrS family protein — translation MKASLATLMTYGFRPFFLLAALHAVGTTLAWALMLAGYLPTAAGNAVGWHAFEMIFGFVGAGLAGFLLTAVPSFTGSQPITGRLLMAMVLLWLGARGAAWLIGVFGLLPTVVLNLAFLIALIGLVAGPLLSDRHGRHQIFFYLLLALLGCQSLALSAWVGWLDMAPMRALNLSVAVLMLLIIAAASRVSMQIVNDALAARNEERRYLARPPRRNLAMSLIAAFALVEFAAGPDSITGWLALAAAAAVLNLLNDWHLGRVLTDTYVAVLYGAYWLMALGLALIGIDYLFGGIGAANARHLITAGTVGLAMAAVLTIAGQRHTGRFDLNCRWPIRLLFACIAAGAVLRAFVPVVWPAGLMAFGYSASSLLWAAGFGLYLVLFWPLLTRPRVDGLPG, via the coding sequence GTGAAAGCCAGCCTCGCAACGCTGATGACCTACGGCTTTCGGCCGTTCTTTCTGCTGGCCGCGCTGCACGCGGTGGGGACCACGCTGGCCTGGGCGCTGATGCTGGCGGGTTATCTGCCCACCGCTGCAGGCAACGCGGTCGGCTGGCATGCCTTCGAGATGATCTTCGGCTTCGTCGGCGCCGGTCTGGCCGGTTTCCTGCTGACCGCCGTCCCCTCGTTTACCGGATCGCAGCCGATCACAGGCAGGCTGCTGATGGCTATGGTCTTGCTCTGGCTCGGCGCCCGCGGTGCTGCCTGGCTGATTGGCGTCTTCGGTCTGCTGCCGACGGTCGTGCTCAATCTCGCCTTTCTGATCGCGCTGATCGGGCTGGTCGCCGGACCGCTCCTATCTGACCGGCATGGCCGTCATCAGATCTTTTTCTATCTGCTGCTGGCCTTGCTCGGCTGCCAGTCGCTTGCGCTGTCGGCCTGGGTCGGCTGGCTGGATATGGCCCCGATGCGCGCGCTCAATCTGAGTGTTGCCGTGCTGATGTTGCTGATCATCGCCGCGGCCAGCCGCGTGTCCATGCAGATCGTCAACGATGCGCTGGCTGCGCGCAACGAGGAACGCCGCTACCTGGCCCGTCCACCGCGCCGCAACCTGGCCATGAGCCTGATTGCCGCTTTCGCCCTGGTCGAGTTCGCAGCGGGACCTGACAGCATCACCGGCTGGCTGGCGCTGGCAGCGGCAGCCGCGGTGCTCAATCTGCTCAACGACTGGCACCTGGGCCGCGTATTGACCGACACCTACGTGGCCGTGCTCTATGGGGCTTACTGGCTGATGGCGCTGGGCCTGGCGCTGATCGGTATCGACTACCTGTTTGGCGGCATCGGTGCGGCCAATGCTCGCCACCTGATCACGGCCGGCACCGTCGGCCTGGCAATGGCCGCAGTGCTGACCATCGCCGGGCAGCGACATACCGGTCGTTTCGATCTGAACTGCCGATGGCCGATCCGCCTGCTGTTTGCCTGCATTGCGGCCGGCGCCGTGCTGCGCGCTTTTGTTCCGGTTGTCTGGCCGGCCGGACTGATGGCGTTTGGCTACAGCGCATCGTCCCTGCTGTGGGCTGCGGGCTTCGGGCTCTATCTGGTCCTGTTCTGGCCTCTGCTGACCCGACCACGGGTCGACGGCCTGCCCGGATAG
- a CDS encoding class I SAM-dependent methyltransferase: MNTTGPGTAAFPVDAHQLGRFRDELEQAGLFRHIERCRCEFSAAVDGTTARGHRYGFGAFTEDTATELYAVIRTLCPRRVVETGVCNGVSTLMILAALERNGTQGRLWSVDLPEQAGQDYPEDFFWAGKRGAAVPQGRPPGWIVPETLRPRWRLVLGRSQDVLPDLLAHIGAIDLFLHDSEHSPECMAFEYRHAWQHLADGGVLMSDDTHWNTTFRDFADRRQKPVVRLSRGLALVVK, encoded by the coding sequence ATGAATACGACCGGTCCCGGGACCGCTGCCTTCCCCGTTGACGCCCACCAGCTTGGCCGGTTTCGGGACGAGCTGGAGCAGGCGGGTCTGTTTCGGCATATCGAACGCTGTCGCTGCGAGTTCTCTGCTGCGGTCGACGGCACCACGGCGCGTGGCCATCGCTACGGTTTTGGCGCATTCACTGAAGACACCGCCACCGAACTGTATGCCGTCATCCGCACGCTGTGTCCGCGGCGCGTGGTCGAGACGGGCGTGTGCAACGGCGTGTCCACCCTGATGATCCTTGCGGCGCTGGAGCGCAACGGGACGCAAGGGCGGCTGTGGTCGGTCGACCTGCCCGAACAGGCGGGTCAGGATTACCCCGAGGACTTCTTCTGGGCGGGCAAGCGCGGGGCGGCGGTGCCGCAGGGTCGGCCGCCCGGCTGGATCGTGCCCGAAACCCTGCGACCGCGCTGGCGCCTGGTGCTCGGGCGCTCCCAGGACGTGCTGCCGGATCTGCTCGCGCACATCGGCGCAATCGATCTGTTTCTGCACGACAGCGAACATTCACCCGAGTGCATGGCCTTCGAGTACCGGCATGCCTGGCAGCATCTGGCCGACGGCGGCGTGCTGATGTCGGATGACACCCACTGGAACACAACGTTTCGGGACTTCGCCGATCGGCGGCAAAAGCCGGTTGTTCGACTCTCGCGCGGACTTGCGCTGGTGGTCAAGTGA
- a CDS encoding FAD-binding oxidoreductase produces the protein MAIGGSSTDHLLRCLRHRLGAGAVLEPGSEAIERYLREPRARFGEMPLAVVRPADTGQVEEVVHLCRDRGVPMVPQGGRTGTVGGGVPASAGREVIVSLGRMNRIRAVDRAGACIEVEAGCSLSTLCRAAEQIGLVFPVSLASEGSATIGGNIATNAGGHLTLRYGNMRSQVLGLEAVLADGRRYDGLKALRKDNTGYAIDQLLIGSEGTLGIVTAAVLALQPAASQSVTVMAAVESLPAAVGLLGELRAGLGETLSAFELIPRQAMDFVLAYLPDASDPFDRRHNWYVLIQADTAIRGDWLQTAALEVFERSRQQGLILALVAATGGRQSVALWRLREAISPAQTLGGVSLKHDISLPVHALAEFYEAAVRALTEAIPGLRPCVFGHLGDGNLHFNLSQPEAMDAEAFRALEPLCNRIVFDLVARYRGSIAAEHGIGVLRRDQLGRYIDPGKLQAMRQIKAALDPDGLFNPGKLLAPEAG, from the coding sequence ATGGCGATAGGCGGGTCTTCGACGGATCACCTGCTCAGGTGCCTTCGGCATCGACTGGGGGCGGGTGCGGTTCTGGAGCCCGGCAGCGAGGCGATCGAGCGATACCTGCGTGAACCGCGCGCGCGCTTCGGCGAGATGCCGCTTGCCGTGGTCCGACCGGCCGATACCGGCCAGGTCGAGGAGGTGGTGCATCTGTGCCGTGACCGGGGCGTGCCGATGGTGCCGCAGGGGGGTCGCACCGGCACGGTGGGGGGTGGGGTTCCGGCCAGTGCCGGACGCGAGGTGATTGTCAGTCTCGGGCGCATGAATCGCATTCGCGCCGTCGACAGGGCGGGTGCCTGCATCGAGGTTGAGGCCGGCTGCAGCCTTTCAACGCTTTGCCGTGCAGCCGAGCAGATCGGGCTGGTGTTTCCGGTAAGCCTGGCGTCGGAAGGCAGCGCCACCATCGGCGGCAACATCGCGACCAATGCCGGCGGACATCTGACGCTGCGTTACGGCAACATGCGAAGTCAGGTGCTCGGACTGGAGGCCGTGCTCGCGGACGGTCGGCGCTACGATGGGCTGAAGGCGTTGCGCAAGGACAATACCGGCTATGCGATCGACCAGCTGCTGATCGGCAGCGAAGGCACGCTGGGCATCGTGACCGCCGCGGTCCTCGCCCTGCAGCCGGCAGCCAGCCAGTCCGTGACCGTCATGGCAGCAGTCGAGTCGCTGCCGGCTGCAGTCGGGCTGCTGGGGGAGTTGCGCGCGGGGCTGGGTGAGACCCTGTCGGCCTTCGAGCTGATTCCCCGTCAGGCCATGGACTTCGTGCTCGCGTACCTGCCGGATGCCTCTGATCCCTTTGACCGCCGGCACAACTGGTATGTGCTGATCCAGGCCGATACCGCAATTCGCGGCGACTGGCTGCAGACAGCGGCGCTCGAGGTGTTCGAGCGCAGCCGGCAGCAGGGCCTGATCCTGGCGCTGGTCGCGGCGACCGGAGGACGCCAGTCCGTGGCGCTATGGCGTCTGCGTGAAGCGATTTCCCCGGCCCAGACGCTGGGCGGCGTGAGTCTGAAGCATGACATATCGCTACCCGTCCACGCCCTGGCGGAATTTTACGAGGCGGCTGTTCGGGCGTTGACGGAGGCCATTCCGGGCCTTCGCCCCTGCGTGTTCGGTCATCTCGGCGATGGCAATCTGCACTTCAATCTGAGTCAGCCCGAGGCGATGGACGCCGAGGCTTTCCGGGCCCTGGAGCCGCTGTGCAACCGGATCGTGTTCGATCTGGTCGCCCGGTATCGCGGCTCGATCGCCGCCGAGCACGGCATCGGGGTGCTGCGGCGTGATCAGCTGGGCCGCTATATCGATCCGGGCAAGCTGCAGGCGATGCGCCAGATCAAGGCGGCGCTCGACCCCGATGGGCTATTCAATCCCGGCAAACTGCTGGCGCCGGAAGCGGGCTGA
- a CDS encoding ferredoxin family protein — MTFVVTENCIKCKYTDCVEVCPVDCFHEGPNFLVIDPDECIDCTLCEPECPVQAIYPEDDVPDDQRQFLEINAELARQWPVITEMKPPPDDAGQWEDVPGKLQHLER; from the coding sequence ATGACATTTGTCGTCACCGAAAACTGCATCAAGTGCAAATATACCGATTGTGTGGAAGTCTGTCCGGTCGACTGCTTCCATGAAGGACCGAATTTTCTGGTCATCGACCCGGACGAATGTATCGACTGCACCTTGTGCGAGCCCGAATGCCCGGTACAGGCGATCTACCCTGAAGACGATGTGCCCGATGACCAGCGCCAGTTTCTGGAAATCAATGCCGAACTGGCCCGGCAGTGGCCGGTGATTACCGAGATGAAGCCCCCACCCGACGACGCCGGGCAGTGGGAAGACGTCCCCGGCAAGCTGCAGCATCTTGAACGGTAG
- a CDS encoding trypsin-like serine protease, whose translation MFYLKRQRQRPAKCSTLLILPLALMASSWALAETPGPVTVEAGANSQTALEYWTEERMRNARPMDRQAVVRDSDSPMVLRGPGMSEPGYVPGWAPGSGPQPDPLDRVTIYEDDDLYDLFMGEISPMTWGSASFNPTDWSSYGPFHRHTHFGKYTTYPMSTIGKLFFSQGGGNFVCSASVIGRSTIVTAGHCVSDGNGNFNTNFLFCPSYRKGPGSGEPHPDRGCWGWSSATTSTQYHNSANVDYDYGCIVTQTTGDTVSNKVGNVTGWTGRAWGGSIFFHQIAMGYPAGSPFPGYHIVACNGTEWYEVQRAGSADGQKSKYIGCDMTGGSSGGPWWFGLRHPNGSFNYPDTDGSNVTAPWVGSAMIRGLNSHARCQNSCYTPPNASGGTYFQEMGSPYFQSTAAHNNSSESVFEICLNHANNDA comes from the coding sequence ATGTTTTACCTGAAACGCCAACGGCAGCGCCCTGCGAAATGCAGCACGCTGCTCATACTGCCGCTGGCCCTGATGGCCAGCAGCTGGGCCCTGGCGGAGACGCCCGGACCCGTCACGGTTGAAGCGGGGGCCAACTCGCAGACCGCGCTCGAATACTGGACGGAGGAGCGCATGCGCAACGCCCGCCCGATGGACCGGCAGGCCGTGGTGCGGGACAGCGACTCGCCGATGGTGCTGCGCGGCCCGGGCATGTCCGAGCCGGGCTACGTGCCCGGATGGGCGCCCGGCTCCGGCCCGCAGCCCGATCCGCTCGATCGCGTCACCATCTACGAAGACGATGACCTGTATGACCTGTTCATGGGCGAGATCTCGCCGATGACTTGGGGATCAGCCAGCTTCAATCCGACCGACTGGAGCAGCTACGGACCCTTCCACCGCCACACCCATTTCGGCAAGTATACCACCTACCCGATGTCAACCATCGGCAAGCTGTTCTTCTCGCAGGGCGGCGGCAACTTCGTCTGCTCGGCCTCGGTGATCGGCCGCAGCACCATCGTGACCGCCGGGCACTGCGTATCCGACGGTAACGGGAACTTCAATACCAACTTCCTGTTCTGCCCCTCCTATCGCAAGGGCCCGGGATCGGGCGAGCCGCATCCCGACCGCGGCTGCTGGGGCTGGAGTTCGGCGACCACGTCAACTCAGTACCACAACTCCGCGAACGTCGACTACGACTATGGCTGCATCGTCACGCAAACGACCGGTGACACGGTCAGCAACAAGGTCGGCAACGTCACCGGCTGGACCGGCCGCGCCTGGGGCGGGTCGATCTTCTTCCACCAGATCGCCATGGGCTACCCGGCCGGCTCGCCGTTTCCCGGCTACCACATCGTCGCCTGCAACGGCACGGAATGGTACGAGGTCCAGCGCGCCGGCAGCGCCGACGGACAGAAGTCCAAGTACATCGGCTGCGACATGACCGGCGGCTCGTCCGGCGGGCCCTGGTGGTTCGGGCTGAGACACCCCAACGGCAGCTTCAACTATCCCGACACCGACGGCAGCAACGTGACCGCCCCCTGGGTCGGCTCGGCCATGATTCGCGGGCTCAACAGCCACGCCCGCTGCCAGAACAGCTGCTACACGCCACCCAACGCGAGCGGCGGCACCTACTTCCAGGAAATGGGCTCGCCCTACTTCCAGAGTACAGCCGCACACAACAACTCCTCGGAGAGCGTATTCGAGATCTGTCTGAATCACGCCAACAACGATGCCTAG
- a CDS encoding TonB-dependent receptor, which produces MKTIERRRHGLALLALSLPLFAMAQTASNPDDAASSPPPETTPLLVLDPIQVFRIRSSLTQPGYSDDQAALRRIPGGTNLIDLRDRSRRTQTLEDAFSFQPGLVVQSFFGGNDQPRLNIRGSGIQSNPQARGVRLMRDGLPLNLADGSYVIGAVVPQTARHIAVYRGANAVTLGGTTLGGAINFVSPTGHTDPGGTLSVGAGSFDELSARVSHGASFDRSDIHVTALHNRRDGFREHNEGEQSAISFNAGRRHSDRAETRLYVDFSDVDFDIPGPLNRAQLRADPRQVNRGIQPPPPGPQTGTISVGPNVVRDQPWRAASFARIGSRSTLIGERGVWTLGLSYMDGDDVFGSPNTVRESLSDDLALALSYQTGGAVLPGRLEIGVNAVYGEIDRRYFANERGQRGLEFARNDLTAQDTIAFVQYDHPVGQRWTISAAAQGIHARRDIDERFGALDNRPRYNAGPDQYTRFATGPVTANQTYRGLNGRLGAVLDLDATTQIYANLSQSLEPPTFLELLQPTGGNPNQGPDDFGIAVLDEQRALTVELGSRGRRDALEWDLSVYWSRVTDELLTSAAFFGGVGVTSNYEDNTIHRGVELGLKRRLVSDLTGSGDRLDVQFVYEFSDFFFDGGEFDGNQIAGVPRHRIQSELRYSHPSGLFFAPNLRWLPEDTPTDHANTLDQDSYALLGLTAGFQPANRPWAVIVDARNLTDREYASSYLIRERVPDPAPPNAGPEQVTSFLPGTGRSVSIELRWRW; this is translated from the coding sequence ATGAAGACGATTGAGCGCCGCCGACACGGCCTGGCCCTGCTGGCCCTGAGCCTGCCCCTTTTCGCCATGGCCCAAACCGCATCGAACCCTGATGATGCCGCGTCATCGCCTCCGCCTGAAACAACGCCGCTTCTGGTGCTCGATCCGATCCAGGTGTTTCGGATCCGGTCGTCTCTGACCCAGCCCGGCTACAGCGACGACCAGGCGGCGTTACGGCGCATCCCGGGCGGAACCAATCTCATCGATTTGCGCGATCGGTCGCGGCGCACGCAGACGCTCGAAGACGCCTTCAGCTTCCAGCCCGGCCTGGTCGTGCAGTCTTTCTTTGGCGGCAACGACCAGCCGCGACTGAACATTCGCGGCTCCGGCATCCAGTCCAACCCGCAGGCACGCGGCGTGCGTCTCATGCGCGACGGCCTGCCGCTCAACCTGGCCGACGGTTCCTACGTGATCGGGGCGGTGGTGCCGCAAACCGCCCGGCATATCGCCGTGTATCGCGGCGCCAACGCCGTAACCTTAGGCGGGACCACGCTGGGCGGCGCGATCAATTTCGTCTCGCCGACCGGGCATACCGATCCCGGCGGAACCCTGTCGGTGGGCGCGGGCAGCTTCGATGAACTGAGTGCGCGCGTCAGCCATGGCGCTTCATTCGACCGCTCCGATATCCATGTCACCGCGCTGCACAATCGGCGGGACGGTTTTCGCGAGCACAATGAAGGGGAGCAAAGCGCGATCAGTTTCAATGCCGGTCGTCGCCACAGCGACCGTGCAGAAACCCGTTTGTACGTCGATTTCAGCGATGTCGACTTCGACATTCCCGGACCGCTCAACCGGGCTCAGCTTCGGGCTGACCCGCGCCAGGTCAACCGCGGCATTCAGCCGCCGCCCCCAGGCCCCCAGACCGGCACCATCAGCGTCGGGCCCAACGTGGTGCGCGACCAGCCCTGGCGCGCGGCCAGCTTCGCCCGGATCGGCAGCCGATCCACGCTGATCGGCGAGCGCGGTGTCTGGACGCTCGGCCTGTCCTACATGGACGGTGATGATGTCTTCGGGTCACCCAACACGGTCCGTGAAAGCCTCAGTGACGACCTGGCGCTGGCGCTCAGCTACCAGACCGGTGGCGCCGTGCTGCCCGGGCGACTGGAGATTGGCGTCAACGCGGTCTACGGCGAAATCGACCGGCGCTATTTCGCCAATGAACGCGGCCAGCGCGGACTGGAGTTTGCCCGCAATGACCTCACCGCCCAGGACACCATTGCATTCGTTCAATACGACCATCCTGTCGGACAGCGCTGGACGATCAGCGCCGCCGCCCAGGGCATTCACGCCAGGCGCGACATTGACGAGCGTTTCGGTGCGCTCGACAATCGACCACGCTACAATGCGGGACCGGACCAGTACACGCGCTTCGCGACCGGTCCGGTTACGGCCAACCAGACCTACCGCGGTCTCAACGGGCGCCTGGGGGCAGTACTCGATCTCGATGCAACAACGCAAATCTACGCCAATCTCAGTCAGAGCCTCGAGCCGCCCACGTTTCTCGAGCTGCTGCAGCCGACCGGCGGCAACCCCAACCAGGGACCCGACGACTTCGGCATCGCCGTTCTCGACGAGCAGCGTGCCTTGACGGTGGAACTGGGCAGCCGCGGCCGCCGCGACGCGCTTGAGTGGGACCTCAGCGTCTACTGGAGCCGCGTCACCGACGAGCTGCTCACCAGCGCAGCCTTCTTCGGCGGCGTTGGCGTGACCAGCAACTACGAAGACAACACCATTCACCGCGGCGTCGAGCTGGGCCTGAAGCGCCGTCTGGTCAGTGATCTGACCGGCAGCGGCGATCGGCTGGACGTCCAGTTCGTCTACGAGTTTTCGGATTTCTTCTTCGACGGTGGCGAGTTCGACGGCAACCAGATCGCCGGCGTGCCCCGCCACCGGATACAGTCGGAGCTGCGCTACAGTCATCCGTCCGGGCTTTTTTTCGCGCCGAACCTGCGCTGGCTGCCCGAGGACACGCCGACCGATCACGCCAACACGCTGGACCAGGACAGCTACGCGCTGCTCGGGCTGACCGCCGGTTTCCAGCCGGCCAACCGGCCCTGGGCCGTGATCGTCGATGCGCGCAACCTGACCGACCGCGAGTACGCTTCGAGCTACCTGATCCGCGAGCGGGTTCCCGACCCGGCTCCGCCCAACGCCGGTCCGGAGCAGGTCACCAGCTTCCTGCCGGGCACCGGCCGCAGCGTCAGCATCGAGCTGCGCTGGCGCTGGTAG
- a CDS encoding ATP-binding cassette domain-containing protein, protein MPESGLRLEQIGHRFGPTAVVEDIDLCLHAGRCAALVGPSGCGKTTLLRIAAGLLEPESGRMTSRFERPACVFQEPRLLPWRRAEANIALGLEARGVGRHEAGRRARALGQRVGLNEDALTRYPHELSGGMRQRVALARALAIDPDLLLLDEPFSALDIGLRFDLQNLLLAELRERGTAALLVTHDLREALRLADELVVLTPEPGRVVMRMCPDRPRRQRDGDWLQRNLSGLLAEPAVAGAFGLPLDAHAVLAP, encoded by the coding sequence GTGCCTGAATCCGGGCTGCGTCTGGAGCAGATCGGCCACCGCTTCGGGCCAACGGCCGTGGTTGAAGACATTGATCTGTGCCTGCATGCCGGGCGCTGCGCCGCGCTGGTCGGCCCATCAGGCTGCGGCAAGACAACGCTGCTGCGCATTGCCGCCGGCCTGCTCGAGCCCGAGAGCGGCCGCATGACAAGCCGGTTCGAGCGTCCCGCCTGCGTGTTCCAGGAACCGCGCCTGCTGCCCTGGCGACGCGCTGAAGCCAATATCGCGCTCGGTCTCGAGGCTCGCGGCGTCGGCCGTCACGAGGCAGGCCGCCGCGCCCGTGCACTTGGCCAGCGCGTTGGCCTGAATGAAGATGCCCTGACGCGCTACCCGCATGAACTGTCCGGCGGCATGCGCCAGCGCGTCGCCCTGGCCCGCGCGCTGGCGATCGACCCGGATCTGCTGCTGCTCGATGAACCCTTCAGTGCGCTGGATATCGGCCTGCGCTTCGACCTGCAGAACCTGCTGCTGGCCGAGCTACGCGAGCGCGGCACCGCCGCCCTGCTGGTCACCCACGACCTGCGCGAAGCGCTCCGACTGGCCGATGAACTGGTCGTGCTCACGCCCGAACCCGGCCGGGTAGTGATGCGTATGTGCCCCGACCGCCCGCGGCGGCAGCGTGATGGTGACTGGCTCCAGCGCAACCTGAGCGGGCTGCTGGCCGAGCCGGCCGTGGCCGGTGCCTTCGGTCTGCCGCTCGACGCCCACGCCGTGCTGGCCCCGTGA
- a CDS encoding ABC transporter substrate-binding protein, producing the protein MIALWLCLATAALAADDQRLERLTVAGPPAAVSYPLIELVESGALDALARRVEFVSWRDPDQVRALILRDEVDLVALPSNVAANLYNRGVEIRLVNISAWGLLWLLSRDPDIARLEDLAGAEIVVPFRGDMPDIILGELLARNGLDVRSDVRLRYVASPMDAMQLIIMRRASHAVLSEPAASMALEKTASGMTGLIAPDLHRAIDLQSAWATAFERDARIPQAGIVAVGPLPEPVIEAFANAYADALERLLADPGRAAGQIVAALPMLTETAAVEAITHSRLEAVAATEAREALEFFYRILEQRSPALIGGRLPDNGFYFTPRPPEP; encoded by the coding sequence CTGATTGCGCTGTGGCTGTGCCTGGCGACGGCCGCCCTCGCTGCCGATGATCAACGACTGGAACGTCTGACCGTTGCCGGCCCGCCGGCCGCGGTCAGCTACCCGCTGATCGAACTGGTCGAGTCCGGCGCGCTCGATGCGCTGGCCCGGCGAGTGGAGTTCGTATCCTGGCGCGACCCCGACCAGGTGCGGGCGCTGATCCTGCGCGATGAGGTCGACCTGGTCGCCCTGCCGAGCAACGTGGCAGCCAACCTCTACAACCGCGGCGTCGAGATCAGGCTGGTCAACATATCGGCCTGGGGCCTGCTGTGGCTACTGTCGCGCGACCCTGACATCGCCCGGCTCGAGGATCTGGCCGGAGCGGAAATCGTGGTGCCCTTCCGTGGCGACATGCCTGACATCATTCTCGGTGAGCTGCTGGCCCGAAACGGGCTGGATGTCCGCAGTGACGTTCGCCTGCGCTACGTCGCCAGCCCGATGGACGCGATGCAGCTGATCATCATGCGCCGCGCCAGCCACGCCGTCCTCAGCGAGCCGGCCGCATCCATGGCGCTGGAAAAAACGGCCAGCGGCATGACCGGACTGATCGCTCCGGATCTGCACCGCGCCATCGATCTGCAGTCGGCCTGGGCGACAGCCTTCGAGCGTGATGCACGCATTCCGCAGGCCGGCATTGTCGCGGTCGGCCCGCTGCCCGAGCCGGTCATCGAGGCCTTTGCAAATGCCTATGCCGACGCACTTGAACGCCTGCTCGCCGACCCGGGACGTGCCGCCGGACAGATCGTTGCAGCGCTGCCCATGCTCACCGAGACCGCCGCGGTCGAGGCCATCACCCACAGCCGGCTCGAAGCGGTGGCCGCGACCGAGGCGCGCGAGGCGCTGGAGTTCTTCTACCGAATCCTCGAACAGCGCAGTCCGGCCCTGATCGGCGGTCGACTGCCCGACAACGGATTCTACTTCACGCCGCGCCCGCCCGAGCCATGA